The stretch of DNA CACCCTGCGTCGGTCCGAGAGCCCTTTGATTCTGTGGAACGGGATGAATGTGCTGATTCGTGCGTCTTGGGTCTTGAGTGCTTCGCCCATGGTGATCTCCTTCCGTGAGGGAATGAATGTTAGCTAGCCAGGGATTCGGTTTGGTTCCTCTGTTTGCGTTTCAGAGCTTTTTCGTGGAAGCGGTACACCTCTAATTCTTCCTTTTTCCGGGTTGTCTTCGATCGTTCGACGAGATCGGTCGGCAGCAGGCTTTGGTCAAGCCGTTCTTCTGTTGATTCATTGATGGCGAGGACATAGCCTTGACCCTGTGCTCGTTGGATATGTTGGCTCGTGAGTTCCAGTTTCAATAATTGTTTGATCTCTTTGAACCGCTTGTTTTTAGGTTTCAGCTCAGCCTCCAATTTCAGATATTCCTCGATCGTCGGAATCAGCTCCGTGCGTAATTCCGCAATTCCAGTCAGGGGTTGACGGACAAACCCCTCCCAGCACTGCGTCCGGTATGGACAGTAGTGGCAGTGGTAGGAATCGTCATTCTCGAATGGTCGGGTAGGGAGTGTTCCAAATTCTCGGTGTGTTTCGATCTGGTCGAATTTGGTCATGGCCTGCTTGTACAGACCGATGAACTCCTGGTTGGGAAATGTGTGCTCGCCGTTGGAATGGATGGTCTCTACGACGGTTAACCGGTCGGCGTCGGTGTCGTACCGCAGGCGGAATTCAAGAAAGGCGCTTTGATTCTTGTTCTTAATGAGGAGGAGGCACTCATTGATTTCCGGGTTGATCCGTTGTACCCCGGTTACGTACATCGCGCATTGAGTGAAATGGTTGATGGGATAGTCGCCGTTGGAGAACCGGGTAAAAGTGAAGTGTTCATGACCCTTGAGTTCGAGCAGACGGTCGACACCGAGCAGATCGGTCACGATGCCATCGATCGCGCCGTTGATGTCATAGGTCTGGCCATTCCAGGTCGTCGTGCCACAGGTGACGCGCAGTTGGCGGCTATGCAATTGAAAGACGGTTTTCTCGATCCAGTTCAACACGAGCTCTTCGTGCCAAGTCCCGTCGTCCAACACGACAAGGAATCGTCCATGGGGATCCTTGCCGGCGATCTCATTGGCTTGGTACGAAAGCTTTCTGATGCAGATCTCTGGCCCGGCGTTGGAAGGACGTGGTCGATAGGGCCACTCTTCGTAGCCCATCGCGGCAATGGGATGGATCAGTTCAGCAAGCATTGGTTGATCCTTGGTGAAAATGGTTGGGAAAGGCCACGACAGAGATGGAGTGGCGCGGCCAGGATTGAGCTGGAGGGGTCTAAGGGTGTTCTGGGAGGGATCGATGTTCTGTTAATTGCAAGATTCATTTCCTCGGGTGATGAATGTTGCAAATCATGGGAAGAAAAAGGGGATTACTCCATGACAGGGGACGTGACGATAGCCGGATATGTCACGATGATTAGGTCGACGATCCGAACAACTGCCAATGGGTCATGGTGAAACGGAAGATTCGTGTCTTTGTTTCTCGGGAGTTTGGAGAACTGTCGGTCGCTGCCAGACATATTGTTTGGTGTATCAAGGAGGAAGAGATATGTCGGACGAGGTGTATGAATCGCGTGGAGCAATTGAAGTGGTCCTGGACGAATTTGTGACGACCCTGCGAGAGAACCCCCTTCAGACGTTGAACTATGCCTGGTTTGAAGGTGTTTCCGACTGGCTCTTGGCCCTGAAGCCTGAGAATGCCTATGTGTGGTTCTATCGATTAAGCCAGGAACTTGAGCGGCATAGTGTGGTGCACGGTTGTCATGCCAATGAAATCTTGATCGCGTTGATGGAACGGAAACTCTATGGTCTCCAGGTTCGGTAAGTTAGCCGCGTTACAGCGGATAATGGGGCTCCGTCGTCGATTGAAGCCGGCGCGTTGGAAGCAGGTTCCGTCTCATGTGAAACAAGCGGACCCTCCTCCGACCGTGGAGCTGTTTGGTCAGCCGCCCGTCCTGGAATTGCCAGGGCGACTACCGTCAGGCAAGAATCAGGTTGGCGTGGCCTGTGGAGAATCGGGACAACAACGGTATTCAAACACGGGTTTAAGGCATGCGTTAAAGATGTAGAAAAGGAGATTCTGTTGCAACCGCGCCAAGCTCGCAGGCGTATGCCAACAATAATTTGGTGACCGTGGAAGTGGAATATGTGCCCGGCGATCTGCTCACTCGTGATGTGCCGGGAATTGAGGACGCGCTCTGGCACTTATTGGAGCGATCACGGGTCTTGCTGAATGATCGCTGCCCGGTGAATGTGATGTGGAAAGCGGCGTCCTCAGACCGTGACTCCCTCGTGTGCGTGTGATGATCCTTCCGGCCTCCTGGTCGCTGCGGTGTGAGGTGATTGACCCTCAGCGTGATGTGCCAATACTCGTCCTGAAGTAACGGATTAGTAGTACTTCACTGTTCGCCTTCCTCGGCTCGTCCGTATTACCTCAATAGATCGATTCTCTTTTATCATTTCCGACTGAGGGTTTGATGAAACAGACATTGTCTGTTGTTGTGCTGTTTGCCGTGTTGCTGACTACAGCGAGTGTCCCTTCTCCGGCATGGAGTTTATCTATTGTGAATTTGAATTCAGGCTATGGGACGAGTCTGGATGACGCGTATCCGGTTCCAAAGGGAACGTTTGCCGCGCAATCGGCTCTTCGGACCGACCTCACGGAGAACGCAGTTGGTACCAAAGTAGGACGATTACGGGCCACGCATGATATCCGCCTGGGTGTGGCGGAAGATATTGAGTTCACGGCAGGTGGAACATCATTGCGAGGGTCTTTGAATCCTGCGACGGTCGAGGATCCGCGCTCCTTTAGCTTAGGAACAATGGTTCGCTTTTACAAACAACCAGAGCCAGGAGATTGGAAGCCGAGTACCGCGATTCGAGTGTCGAGCTCTATTCCTTTTCAGGGTGATCGGAAGAACCCCACTTTGAGAGGCA from Nitrospira sp. encodes:
- a CDS encoding PD-(D/E)XK nuclease family protein, which encodes MLAELIHPIAAMGYEEWPYRPRPSNAGPEICIRKLSYQANEIAGKDPHGRFLVVLDDGTWHEELVLNWIEKTVFQLHSRQLRVTCGTTTWNGQTYDINGAIDGIVTDLLGVDRLLELKGHEHFTFTRFSNGDYPINHFTQCAMYVTGVQRINPEINECLLLIKNKNQSAFLEFRLRYDTDADRLTVVETIHSNGEHTFPNQEFIGLYKQAMTKFDQIETHREFGTLPTRPFENDDSYHCHYCPYRTQCWEGFVRQPLTGIAELRTELIPTIEEYLKLEAELKPKNKRFKEIKQLLKLELTSQHIQRAQGQGYVLAINESTEERLDQSLLPTDLVERSKTTRKKEELEVYRFHEKALKRKQRNQTESLAS